The Reichenbachiella carrageenanivorans region GCCGCATACTCCAAGTAATATTTTCTTCCCCGTCAGCATTAGGGGGGCAAATTAAATTTCGATGCCGCCTTCTTCTTTCACCGCATCTCTCACCAAAATTTTCCCTTCAGAAAATTCCTCGATAGCCACGATGGTTGGCTTTGGCATTCTTTCGTAAAACTTAGAAATTTCGATTTGCTCTCTGTTTTCGAAGATTTCCTCAAGGTTGTCCACTGTAGATGCAAATTCTGCCAATTTCCCGCTCAACTCTTCTCTTACGTTAGAAGAAATTTGTCTTGCTCTTTTAGAAATCACATTTAGAGATTTGTATATGTTGCCTGTAGATGATGACAACTCAGTAATATCTCTTGTTACAATTGATGGTTTAACCGCCATTATTATGAATTTTTAGATAATTTTTTCGTTTCTTCAAGTGCTTCCACATAAAACTTTTCAGCCTTCTTAGCGAATTCACTATTAGGGTATTTGTCTATAAAGTCCTCGTATAGGTCTATAGTTTTTTGATAACGCTCTTTTTGCTTAGAGCGAATACTTTGCTTAGCATAGCTAAATTCAGAGTCCACTGCGAAGTAAAGTATCTCTTCATTTAATTTAGAGTCTGGAAATTCATCTGCAAAAGTCTCAAAGGCCACTCGTGCGGCTTCCCACCTTTCGAGTTTATGATATTGTTTAGCATTTTCAAATGCCTTTTTCTCCAGCTTTCTTTGAAGTTCATCGATATACTTCGTTGCGGGTTCCGCATATTCGCTATATGGATTTCTATTGATAAAAGCCTGAAATGCGTTGATAGCAGTATAGGTACTGCTCTGATCCAAGTTGTAATCTGGAGACTGCAAGTACGACGAATAGGCTGCCATATAAGCGGCTTCTATCGCCCAGTCACTTCTTGAGTAGATCGTAGCAAATTCATTGAAATAGCTTCCACTAAGAATATATTGTCCTTGATGAAAGTAAGAATAAGCTCTATAGAAACTGGCTTTTTCGGCATCTAGTGTCCCCTTGATAATCGGAAGTACCTGATCGAACAAAACGCCAGCTTTGTAATACTCCTCTTCTTCGTAGTAGCGAAGAGCGGCTTCATACTTCATTTGCCAATCTGTACTTTTTTGCAGTCTTTTAAATTCACTACAAGAAACAGCCAAAACTGCTACTAAAACCAGTACAAAATTCCCTAAAACCCTCGTTTTTCGCATAAGCCTGCAAATATAGCTTCTTTAGTTTAAATACAATAAAATATCGAGATGAGATTCATCCAGTCTACGGACGGTCTAACGCTCCTTAAGCAAATGATCTTGAGCGGAATTTAGTTGCTTCATGGCTTCATTTTTATTGCCTTCTTGTAGGATTTTCTTACCTACATCTATTTGATCTTTATTCTCTTCCAGCATTTTTTTCATCTTATCTTTCAATACAGATTTTTTAGTCACCTTATCTCCTGGCTTATAGTATGTAGCTACCTCATAGAGCTCTGGTCGTTCATCATCTCGCCAGTCAAATTCCTCCAAAAACATTTGCTCTTCATCCAATTCATGAGGGGGGATAAATTTAGCTTCTGGTTGGGTATAAAAGGAGATATTGTTTAGCAAATTATCTTTGAAACGCAGCGTCATTTTGCTACAAAAGATCTTATTCATACCAATCATGACGCTATCTCCTTTCAACACAAAGTAATGACTCTCTCCATTGCCATTGATGTCCATCTCTTGTAGATCCCCATATTCGTTGAAATTGCCAATCATCTTACGGCCTTTGATTTGATTGTGTTGCCCTAGTGTATCTATAGAAATGAGAAAGGCTTTTCGTCGCAGCGTCATGGTTTTAAGAATATCATCTTTGAATAGCAAATCGATACTATCAGATTCCATTTGGCTATTTTTATTCCATATCACAGGGTCGTTATACATATGTATGGTAGAGTCAGAAGTAAAGTAGGCCACCGAATCACACTTCCCTTGCATGTTTAGCTTGTACATCAAGATATTGTGAAAAGCCAATATTCGCTCTTTGTCCTTGTCTACATTCTCTATGGATACCAAGGTATCCGAAACCATAAAAAAAGTATCCTGACGCATGATACGCTTCATCAATGGACGGCCATACACGGTACTCACTCCAGCATTTTTATCGTATACGGCCTTATCTCCAAAGATCAGAATATCATCTTTTTTGGATGTCATCACTACATTTCCTTTGGCTGTATAAAATTTCTTCTTCTCATCGAGAAAAATCTCATCCCCTGTCACCACGTAGTTTTTGGTTTCAATCGTACCTTCATCGAAGGTCGTTTGGTCATACGCCGTCTTGAACCTGCCCCCATCTGCATCTACAGTAGTTCCGTCCTTCCGCTCTATATAGGTAGGTCCCTTGGTTACTGCTATTTTTGAAATTGATGAATATTCTAAGGTATCGGCCTTGAGGTTGAAATCTGGCGAAACAAGTAACACTTTCTTGTAAAAGAAGGCTTGACTGCTCTTAGAATGATAGACCCCATATGTACTGGTCAGTGTATTTTGTTCATCCACCAGCTTACCATGCTCTTTAAACTCCCCCACTTCGGTAAGTAAATTGTAATCCAAAATATCTGTATAAAGCACCTTACGACCTTTTCGATAGACTACGTCTTCTCTAAGCAAAGCCATGCCTTCGTTTCCTTTATAAATCAACTTTTTGGATGTGATGGTTACAGAATCGTCCACGATCCGCACTCGCCCAAATGCCTCCATCTCGTTGGTCTTGGAATAAAAATAAGCGGAATCACAATAGACAGTAGTCGATTTTTGAGTGAATACCACATTGTGCAGTAGCTTTTTATAACGCACATTGCCTTGGCGTGAATTGGTGAGCCGATCGGCCTTGTATTTGATTTTGTCGCCTTTTTGAGCCATTGCACCCGACGATAATGTCACAGCACAAATCAACCAAAACAGAAAAGTATTTCGCATAGTGTAAAAATATGAGGCAAAGCTACATGGAATCCTTGAGATAAGTAAACAACTAAAACAGAGATCAAATGAGTCACGTTCGTTCGTATCCCTAACGAAAAAAAACTAAGTTTGGTCAAAATTTCTTCAGATTGAATACACTTCAAAAATCTTTCGAAAAGTTCATTAATAAAGAACAACTCTTCGCCCCTTCGGATCGGCTACTGGTAGCATTGAGTGGCGGCGTAGACTCCATCGTTCTTGTGCATTTGCTTCACACTGCTGGATATCAACTAGCAATAGCACATTGCAACTTCCAACTGCGAGGCCAAGCCTCTAACGAGGATGCCGATTTTGTAACCGGTTTTGCTAATGAATACGGCCTAGTGCTACACTTGAAGGCTTTCGACACCCAAGCATTTGCCGCCGAAAAAAAACTTTCCACGCAAGTGGCAGCGAGAGCATTGCGCTACGAGTGGTTCGATAAACTGATGCAAGAGCATGGCTACACACACCTCCTCACCGCGCACCATGCCAATGACCAAGTAGAGACTATGCTCTACAACCTCTCCAAGGGCACGGGCATCGCTGGACTGAGAGGCATCCCGCTCAAGCATGATTCGCTGCGCCGCCCTTTGCTAGGTACCGAAAGAAAAGATATAGAAGCGTATGCCAAATCACACCAGCTCACTTGGCGAGAAGATGCCTCCAACCTTGAGCGCAAATACAGTCGCAACAGATTGAGGCTGCATGTGATTCCAGAATTAAAACAAATCAACCCTGGCTTAGAGCAAACCATGCTACAAAACAGTCGAAGGTTTGAAGCCCTGGAAAAACTACTCCAACATACCGTACAATCAATCAACTCACAATATCTCTCAGAAGCAAACGACTGCCATACGCTTGCGCTAAACTGGTATGAAGAGACGCAAGGGGGCATAGCAATACTGATCGAAATTCTTAAACCTTTTGGTTTCAATGCAAATCAATGCTTTTCTATAAGTGAATCCATCGCAACTCGATCTATAGGCAAACAATACCTCTCAGCAAAATACACACTCGCCTTGGATCGTAATGGTCTACTCATTGCCCCACAAGAGGATACCTTGTTTAACGAAAGCGTAACTATTGAAAACCCAAAAGTCTCTACTCCATATGCGAATTTCACATTGACTACAGTCGAAGTGAGTAACAATTGGCCAAAAGATAAAAATACAGCTTGCCTAGATGCAGACCTCGTTCAGTTTCCTTTAAAAATCAGAAATTGGAAACAAGGCGACAGCTTTTATCCGCTAGGCATGAAGGGCAAAAAAAAGCTAAGCGATTTTATGATTGATGAGAAAATTCCCGTAAACTTGAAATTGCGTGTGGCACTATTCGAATCGGGAAACGACATCATCTGGGTGGCCGGACACCGGATCGACGAACGCTACAAAATCACATCAAAAACCAAACGCATATTGATCATCAAAATGACCAGCCATGTTTAATCCATTCAAGAAAAAATACAGCGAAGAAGAACTTGATCTTATTGCGTTTTTGGCACAAACTAGACATTTCGAAAAGCTCACCGAAGAAGAGTTGGCGCTCTTTCTGCCCAGCATGTACTTGCGTACGTACCAGCAAGACGAAGTAGTGTTTTTCTCTGGCGACCCCAGCCATGCTTTGTATATAGTAAAACGAGGATCGGTATCACTATCAGTAGATGTAAACAACAAATTCGAGCAATTAGCTGAAGCCCACAGGGGCAATATATTTGGTGACAACAGCCTACTAGATGATGCAAAAAGAATATACACGACCGTAGTCACTTCTGAAAAGGCGCAACTGTATGTTATCCCCCAAATCAACTTGATGGAAATCCTCCAAGATCACCCTGACGTACGCGCCAAAGTCATGACTGTTTTTGCTGAATTGTACAACGAATACACGACCCAGCTATTCAAAGTGTACAAATCCCACTTTGGCTTTTTCGAACTAAGTAAGGTCTATCAAGGCAAGATCTAAATACGCCTATAAGAACAGCAACCTTACGATAGTGCTTTCCTACCAAGAAATCACTCGATTATGGCAATTAAGCATGAAATTTGGCTATTTTTGCGCCAGAAATAGATCCCTAATTTAGAAATATAAAAACACAAACAAGATGAAAGTAACCGTAGTAGGTGCCGGAAACGTAGGCGCCAGCGTAGCTGAGTACGTAGCCATGAAAGAATTGGCTGATGAAGTGGTAATCCTTGATATCAAGGAAGGTTTTGCAGAAGGCAAAGCAATGGATCTCAACCAATGCGCAACCCTTAATGGGTTCAACGCTAATGTCATTGGTACTACGGGAGACTACAGCAAAACTGCAGGATCTAAAGTAGTAGTGATCACTTCTGGTATTCCAAGAAAACCAGGCATGACTAGAGAAGAACTGATCGGCACCAATGCTGGTATTGTGAAGTCTGTGACTGAAAACTTGATCAAGCATTCTCCTGATGCTATCCTAGTGGTAATCTCTAACCCTATGGACACGATGACTTACCTATCTGCTAAAAGCAGCGGATTGCCAAAAAACAGAGTCATCGGTATGGGTGGCACTTTGGACAGTGCA contains the following coding sequences:
- a CDS encoding OstA-like protein, with the translated sequence MRNTFLFWLICAVTLSSGAMAQKGDKIKYKADRLTNSRQGNVRYKKLLHNVVFTQKSTTVYCDSAYFYSKTNEMEAFGRVRIVDDSVTITSKKLIYKGNEGMALLREDVVYRKGRKVLYTDILDYNLLTEVGEFKEHGKLVDEQNTLTSTYGVYHSKSSQAFFYKKVLLVSPDFNLKADTLEYSSISKIAVTKGPTYIERKDGTTVDADGGRFKTAYDQTTFDEGTIETKNYVVTGDEIFLDEKKKFYTAKGNVVMTSKKDDILIFGDKAVYDKNAGVSTVYGRPLMKRIMRQDTFFMVSDTLVSIENVDKDKERILAFHNILMYKLNMQGKCDSVAYFTSDSTIHMYNDPVIWNKNSQMESDSIDLLFKDDILKTMTLRRKAFLISIDTLGQHNQIKGRKMIGNFNEYGDLQEMDINGNGESHYFVLKGDSVMIGMNKIFCSKMTLRFKDNLLNNISFYTQPEAKFIPPHELDEEQMFLEEFDWRDDERPELYEVATYYKPGDKVTKKSVLKDKMKKMLEENKDQIDVGKKILQEGNKNEAMKQLNSAQDHLLKER
- a CDS encoding outer membrane protein assembly factor BamD, producing the protein MRKTRVLGNFVLVLVAVLAVSCSEFKRLQKSTDWQMKYEAALRYYEEEEYYKAGVLFDQVLPIIKGTLDAEKASFYRAYSYFHQGQYILSGSYFNEFATIYSRSDWAIEAAYMAAYSSYLQSPDYNLDQSSTYTAINAFQAFINRNPYSEYAEPATKYIDELQRKLEKKAFENAKQYHKLERWEAARVAFETFADEFPDSKLNEEILYFAVDSEFSYAKQSIRSKQKERYQKTIDLYEDFIDKYPNSEFAKKAEKFYVEALEETKKLSKNS
- a CDS encoding DNA-directed RNA polymerase subunit omega, encoding MAVKPSIVTRDITELSSSTGNIYKSLNVISKRARQISSNVREELSGKLAEFASTVDNLEEIFENREQIEISKFYERMPKPTIVAIEEFSEGKILVRDAVKEEGGIEI
- a CDS encoding Crp/Fnr family transcriptional regulator, giving the protein MFNPFKKKYSEEELDLIAFLAQTRHFEKLTEEELALFLPSMYLRTYQQDEVVFFSGDPSHALYIVKRGSVSLSVDVNNKFEQLAEAHRGNIFGDNSLLDDAKRIYTTVVTSEKAQLYVIPQINLMEILQDHPDVRAKVMTVFAELYNEYTTQLFKVYKSHFGFFELSKVYQGKI
- the tilS gene encoding tRNA lysidine(34) synthetase TilS; this encodes MNTLQKSFEKFINKEQLFAPSDRLLVALSGGVDSIVLVHLLHTAGYQLAIAHCNFQLRGQASNEDADFVTGFANEYGLVLHLKAFDTQAFAAEKKLSTQVAARALRYEWFDKLMQEHGYTHLLTAHHANDQVETMLYNLSKGTGIAGLRGIPLKHDSLRRPLLGTERKDIEAYAKSHQLTWREDASNLERKYSRNRLRLHVIPELKQINPGLEQTMLQNSRRFEALEKLLQHTVQSINSQYLSEANDCHTLALNWYEETQGGIAILIEILKPFGFNANQCFSISESIATRSIGKQYLSAKYTLALDRNGLLIAPQEDTLFNESVTIENPKVSTPYANFTLTTVEVSNNWPKDKNTACLDADLVQFPLKIRNWKQGDSFYPLGMKGKKKLSDFMIDEKIPVNLKLRVALFESGNDIIWVAGHRIDERYKITSKTKRILIIKMTSHV